One segment of Asaia bogorensis NBRC 16594 DNA contains the following:
- a CDS encoding OmpA family protein, translated as MKRPILLSLLFSAGLPAALLTAMPVQAQVTSNDDAIPAARPAAKSASQKNPQKASTGKTEKAGHKSGHKADTSSATKGKSAPSHPATSSATSPAPNSNLPGKSAPAATPRAPAAQRVGAPPDVPAQPPRPVVIPPPGVTVPTHPPVPPEEVKPDPASKGKVEKQANGLRVLFDANSSGMSQAMIDAVRDEARVLAGKPSLRVTLWASASGTNEDLSTPRRIALARALVVRSILIREGVATTRIYPRATGLAKPGTAPADRLDIIAEGAVPAPISEAQFGTASRTPTP; from the coding sequence ATGAAACGGCCGATCCTCCTCTCCCTCCTGTTTTCGGCCGGTCTTCCGGCTGCCCTGCTGACCGCGATGCCTGTACAGGCGCAGGTCACCTCCAATGATGATGCCATCCCCGCAGCCAGGCCTGCGGCGAAATCAGCATCGCAGAAGAACCCTCAGAAAGCCTCCACAGGCAAGACCGAGAAGGCAGGCCACAAGAGCGGGCATAAAGCGGATACAAGCTCCGCCACCAAAGGCAAATCTGCCCCGTCCCATCCGGCCACGTCCTCTGCGACCAGCCCGGCACCCAACAGCAATCTGCCCGGCAAGAGTGCACCGGCCGCGACACCCCGCGCCCCTGCAGCACAGCGCGTCGGCGCACCACCGGACGTTCCCGCCCAGCCCCCGCGCCCCGTTGTCATTCCGCCGCCCGGCGTGACCGTACCGACCCACCCCCCTGTCCCGCCGGAAGAGGTCAAGCCCGACCCGGCATCGAAGGGCAAGGTCGAGAAGCAGGCAAATGGCCTGCGTGTGCTGTTCGATGCCAATAGCAGCGGCATGAGTCAGGCCATGATCGATGCCGTGCGCGATGAAGCCAGGGTGCTGGCAGGCAAGCCCAGCCTGCGTGTCACGCTCTGGGCCTCGGCCAGCGGCACAAATGAGGATCTTTCCACCCCGCGCCGTATTGCGCTTGCCCGCGCACTGGTCGTGCGCTCCATTCTGATACGCGAAGGCGTGGCTACTACGCGCATCTATCCGCGTGCCACCGGTCTGGCTAAGCCCGGCACGGCGCCGGCAGACCGTCTCGACATCATCGCCGAGGGTGCCGTACCGGCCCCGATTTCTGAAGCCCAGTTCGGAACCGCATCGAGGACCCCCACGCCATGA
- a CDS encoding DNA/RNA non-specific endonuclease encodes MRFRSSCVFALSGLGLVFWGGSGAPGFAGLSRAYAEASISAEQMPGTVACAADFSGGIAPTLTAPAPTTRNTFLCNTDFAVLLSGVTHEPVWVAEHLTRDEIRHAQHQLREGKFHEETRQPEADRARLVDYQRSGFDRGHMMPSGDAPSRASQQETFSLANMVPQTPDLNRGLWAGVEKKVRELVLSEGEAYVVTGPAYRTQTPAHIGPGELPVPTSTWKAVYLPSRQAVTVYVCKNTLSPSCTQVPVATLVRVTGVDPFPTLPASMRETITRMADPETQPYRVSPALRRLTMRVLKGLIGEMFSGSSPL; translated from the coding sequence ATGCGGTTTCGATCTTCTTGCGTGTTTGCCCTCTCCGGGCTGGGTCTTGTTTTCTGGGGCGGCTCCGGCGCCCCGGGCTTTGCGGGCCTGTCGCGCGCCTACGCCGAGGCTTCGATTTCGGCTGAACAGATGCCCGGCACGGTTGCGTGTGCGGCGGATTTCTCCGGTGGAATTGCGCCGACCCTGACGGCACCCGCACCCACAACGCGCAATACGTTTCTGTGCAATACGGATTTCGCTGTTCTCCTGTCCGGGGTCACGCATGAGCCTGTCTGGGTGGCAGAGCATCTTACGCGTGATGAGATACGCCACGCCCAGCATCAATTGCGCGAGGGCAAGTTCCACGAGGAAACACGCCAGCCGGAGGCGGACAGGGCCCGTCTGGTCGATTACCAGCGGTCCGGGTTCGACCGCGGGCACATGATGCCGAGCGGTGATGCCCCCAGCCGGGCGTCACAGCAGGAGACATTCTCGCTTGCGAACATGGTGCCGCAGACACCTGACCTCAATCGCGGCCTCTGGGCCGGGGTCGAGAAGAAGGTGCGCGAGCTCGTGCTTTCAGAGGGCGAGGCCTATGTCGTGACGGGGCCAGCCTATCGTACGCAGACCCCTGCCCATATCGGACCCGGTGAACTGCCTGTTCCAACCTCGACATGGAAGGCGGTCTATCTGCCGTCCCGTCAGGCGGTGACGGTTTATGTGTGCAAGAACACTCTCTCGCCATCCTGCACGCAGGTTCCTGTTGCGACGCTGGTCAGGGTGACAGGGGTTGACCCGTTTCCGACCCTGCCAGCCTCGATGCGTGAAACGATCACCCGCATGGCCGATCCCGAGACGCAGCCCTATCGTGTCTCTCCTGCACTTCGCCGTTTGACGATGCGGGTGCTCAAGGGGCTGATAGGCGAGATGTTCTCCGGTTCATCCCCGCTCTGA
- a CDS encoding thiamine phosphate synthase, with product MLPCELYLVTMPDFDPSRELADLAKVLERWTPAALRLSTTDETRARSCVHAIRETVQASGTALILTDLPALAHELGCDGVHLTSSPAQCLTAREELGRDLQLGVYCGTSRDEAMSAGELGADYIAIAPNAPDLAAWWSQMMELPVIAEDIETKEQAIAMFKANVDFLAVPLSFVDADEAGARLSDIVSRAAEEYPG from the coding sequence ATGCTGCCTTGCGAACTCTATCTGGTCACAATGCCGGATTTCGACCCGTCACGTGAGCTGGCCGATCTAGCGAAAGTGCTCGAACGCTGGACCCCCGCTGCCCTGCGTCTTTCCACAACCGATGAGACCCGTGCCAGAAGCTGTGTGCATGCCATTCGCGAGACCGTGCAGGCCAGCGGCACGGCCCTGATCCTGACCGACCTTCCGGCTCTGGCGCATGAGCTGGGTTGCGACGGCGTGCACCTCACCAGCAGCCCGGCCCAATGCCTGACTGCCCGTGAAGAGCTGGGGCGCGACCTGCAACTTGGCGTCTATTGTGGCACAAGCCGTGACGAGGCCATGAGCGCAGGCGAACTGGGCGCTGACTATATCGCCATAGCCCCCAATGCGCCTGATCTGGCCGCATGGTGGTCACAGATGATGGAATTGCCGGTCATCGCCGAGGACATTGAGACAAAGGAACAGGCAATCGCCATGTTCAAGGCCAATGTCGATTTTCTCGCCGTCCCCCTCAGCTTCGTCGATGCCGACGAAGCCGGGGCAAGACTGAGCGATATCGTCAGCCGCGCGGCGGAAGAATATCCTGGGTGA
- a CDS encoding cell division protein ZapA, which yields MAQVSIRLNGYSYTIGCKDGEERYLQDLARQVERRIDRVRGLGTQGGESWTLVMAALFMADELHDLAKEILPTTTNERVQRAERIIAENESREQKLNLLAERAEGIAAELEST from the coding sequence ATGGCGCAGGTTTCCATTCGACTTAACGGCTATTCCTATACAATTGGCTGCAAGGATGGCGAGGAGCGCTATCTTCAGGATCTGGCCCGGCAGGTTGAGCGGCGTATCGATCGTGTGCGCGGGCTTGGCACGCAGGGTGGCGAGTCATGGACGCTTGTCATGGCGGCGTTGTTCATGGCGGATGAACTGCATGACTTGGCCAAGGAAATTCTGCCAACCACCACGAATGAGCGCGTCCAGCGCGCCGAGCGCATCATCGCCGAGAATGAATCGCGCGAGCAGAAGCTTAATTTGCTGGCGGAGCGGGCTGAAGGCATTGCAGCCGAGCTGGAGAGTACCTAG
- the efp gene encoding elongation factor P yields MKQQANLIRAGQVIEHDGRRWTVLKQQIITPGKGGAFIQVEMRDLNTGNKTNERWRTADTVERLMTEDKDYTYSYTDGDNIVLMDPETFEQVMLHKDIFGDQLPFLQDNMELNVKLVEGDPVGVSLPPHVTLEITEADPVVKGQTASSSYKPAMLSNGVKTMVPPFIEAGERVVVRTDDASYVERAKA; encoded by the coding sequence ATGAAGCAGCAGGCAAACCTGATTCGCGCCGGACAGGTTATTGAGCATGACGGTCGTCGCTGGACGGTTCTCAAGCAGCAGATCATCACGCCGGGCAAGGGTGGCGCCTTCATCCAGGTCGAAATGCGCGACCTGAACACAGGCAACAAGACCAATGAGCGCTGGCGCACCGCCGACACCGTCGAGCGCCTGATGACGGAAGACAAGGACTACACCTATTCCTACACGGATGGTGACAACATCGTCCTGATGGACCCGGAAACCTTCGAGCAGGTGATGCTGCACAAGGACATCTTCGGCGACCAGCTGCCCTTCCTGCAGGACAACATGGAGCTGAACGTGAAGCTGGTTGAAGGCGACCCGGTTGGCGTTTCCCTGCCGCCGCACGTCACGCTTGAAATCACCGAGGCCGATCCTGTGGTCAAGGGCCAGACGGCCAGCTCGTCCTACAAGCCCGCCATGCTGTCCAATGGCGTCAAGACCATGGTGCCGCCCTTCATCGAAGCCGGCGAGCGCGTGGTTGTCCGCACGGACGACGCCTCCTACGTCGAACGCGCCAAGGCCTGA
- a CDS encoding peptidoglycan -binding protein: protein MARRSRRSSHGGELNAWPGYVDALSTLLMVVTFVLLVFVLGQQFLSVALSKRTHSLDALRQQLAALQQTLSMTEAKNTQLSSMVASLTTDRDSAKRQADVLTQQLATLNGTIAEKEQALAAAGQATQSDQATIAELKSQLEQLNQQLLAIGQALDIAKKDVTARDQQITDLGNKLNVALADKVNQLKRYRSEFFGRLQDILKNQKGVEIVGDRFVFQSSILFPQGSADLTPEGEKEIAALAHTFKQVSSQIPADIPWILRVDGHADKQPIHTAFPSNWELSSARAITVVKVLIREGVDPHHLAATGFSDYQPLDQGNTAAAYTRNRRIEFRLTDR, encoded by the coding sequence ATGGCACGACGCTCAAGACGCAGCTCCCACGGCGGAGAACTCAATGCCTGGCCCGGCTATGTGGACGCCCTCTCCACGCTGCTCATGGTGGTCACCTTCGTCTTGCTGGTTTTTGTGCTGGGCCAGCAATTCCTGTCCGTGGCCCTGAGCAAACGCACCCACTCGCTCGATGCCCTGCGCCAGCAACTCGCTGCCCTGCAGCAGACATTGTCGATGACAGAGGCCAAGAACACGCAGCTCAGCTCGATGGTGGCGAGCCTCACGACCGATCGCGACAGTGCCAAGCGTCAGGCTGATGTGCTCACACAGCAGCTTGCCACGCTGAATGGCACCATTGCTGAAAAGGAGCAGGCGCTCGCCGCTGCCGGTCAGGCCACGCAATCCGATCAGGCCACTATTGCCGAACTCAAATCACAGCTCGAACAGCTCAACCAACAATTACTCGCCATCGGCCAGGCGCTCGATATCGCGAAAAAAGATGTCACGGCACGCGACCAGCAGATCACGGATCTGGGCAACAAGCTCAACGTGGCGCTGGCCGACAAGGTCAATCAGCTCAAGCGCTACCGCTCGGAGTTCTTCGGTCGCCTTCAGGATATCCTGAAAAACCAGAAAGGCGTCGAGATTGTTGGTGACCGCTTTGTTTTCCAGAGCTCCATTCTCTTTCCTCAGGGTAGCGCCGATCTGACGCCAGAGGGTGAAAAGGAAATTGCGGCGCTGGCCCATACCTTCAAGCAGGTCTCAAGCCAGATCCCGGCCGATATTCCCTGGATTCTGCGCGTGGATGGCCATGCCGACAAGCAGCCCATTCATACCGCCTTCCCCAGCAACTGGGAGCTGTCGAGCGCACGTGCGATTACCGTGGTCAAGGTACTCATCCGCGAGGGCGTGGACCCGCATCATCTCGCAGCGACCGGCTTTTCGGATTACCAGCCGCTCGACCAAGGCAATACGGCAGCCGCCTATACCCGTAACCGCCGCATCGAATTCCGTCTGACCGATCGCTGA
- a CDS encoding 5-formyltetrahydrofolate cyclo-ligase, whose amino-acid sequence MVVPHMNIDWEKQDLRRIMRQRRIERPISPAENTALNEHLAMQILAEPDLGQIGCVWPLPGEADLRALCHLLFNAGRHVLLPETTPKGEPLLFRRWRPDCEMVAGRFGTHHPDGDYDRPDLVLVPLLAFDRTFNRLGYGGGYYDRTLDALKCRAFGFALSWQEVASVPVGVHDEPLDRIVTEREIIRQQAGEGRAG is encoded by the coding sequence ATGGTGGTTCCACACATGAATATCGATTGGGAAAAGCAGGATCTGCGCCGCATCATGCGGCAGCGCCGGATCGAACGCCCCATCTCCCCCGCTGAAAACACGGCCCTTAACGAGCATCTCGCCATGCAGATTCTGGCTGAGCCAGATCTGGGCCAGATCGGTTGCGTCTGGCCCCTCCCTGGTGAGGCGGACCTGCGCGCTTTGTGTCATCTGCTCTTCAACGCCGGGCGGCATGTGCTGCTGCCTGAGACAACGCCCAAGGGAGAGCCTCTGCTGTTTCGACGGTGGAGGCCGGATTGCGAGATGGTGGCGGGGCGCTTTGGAACACACCATCCCGATGGCGATTACGATCGCCCTGATCTCGTGCTGGTGCCGCTGCTGGCGTTTGATCGGACATTCAATCGGCTTGGTTATGGAGGCGGATATTACGACCGTACTCTCGACGCGCTGAAATGCAGGGCGTTCGGCTTTGCGCTTTCATGGCAGGAAGTGGCTTCGGTGCCCGTGGGTGTGCATGACGAGCCCCTCGACCGGATCGTGACGGAGCGGGAAATTATCAGACAACAGGCCGGGGAAGGCAGAGCAGGGTGA
- a CDS encoding DNA recombination RmuC family protein produces the protein MTRPTLYLLRMGIFLVLVAAVAALLSKTLYAAFFANPALDGLILGVLVIGILWNLRTVLRLMPEVKWVDQLRVNRTGLAQPQPPRLLGALARNLAARTATGRLSLSHQSAQATLDSLSGRLDESRDISRYMTSLLIYLGLLGTFYGLLLTVSSIAGVIGSMSVGDGNLDAMFGQLKTGLAEPLKGMSTAFSGSMFGLAGALILGFLDLNAGQAQNRFFNEVEEWLVGITKQGGTLIEGGDASVPAYVQALLEQTAENLETLQNVVSRSEESRMQQLQVMDGLQERLKAMTDLLQSNQKMMNRVAEGQALLGPFLKHVGEAATPGTAAFNDAKDSREQFSRIEGHIVRLIDELHSGRAQMAGEIRNDLRVLARTIAATSPGGSTVVPPSAQ, from the coding sequence ATGACCCGCCCCACCCTTTACCTCCTGCGCATGGGGATCTTTCTGGTCCTCGTCGCAGCCGTAGCCGCCCTGCTCAGCAAGACGCTCTATGCCGCCTTCTTTGCCAATCCGGCGCTGGATGGGCTGATTCTCGGTGTGCTGGTCATTGGCATCCTGTGGAATCTGCGCACGGTGCTGCGTCTGATGCCCGAGGTGAAGTGGGTCGATCAGCTGCGTGTGAACCGCACCGGCCTCGCCCAGCCCCAGCCCCCTCGCCTGCTTGGGGCGCTGGCACGTAATCTCGCGGCCCGCACGGCGACAGGTCGGCTGAGCCTGTCGCACCAGTCGGCTCAGGCCACGCTCGACAGTCTTTCGGGCCGCCTTGACGAATCCCGCGATATCTCGCGCTACATGACGAGCCTCCTCATCTATCTAGGCCTGCTCGGCACGTTTTACGGCCTGCTGCTCACGGTCAGCTCCATTGCCGGGGTGATTGGCAGCATGAGCGTGGGTGATGGCAATCTCGACGCCATGTTCGGCCAACTCAAAACCGGCCTCGCCGAACCGCTCAAAGGCATGTCCACCGCCTTCTCGGGCTCGATGTTCGGTCTTGCCGGAGCGCTCATCCTGGGCTTCCTCGATCTCAATGCCGGTCAGGCCCAGAACCGGTTTTTCAATGAAGTCGAGGAATGGCTGGTTGGTATCACCAAGCAGGGCGGCACCCTGATCGAAGGGGGCGATGCCTCCGTGCCCGCCTATGTGCAGGCCCTGCTGGAACAGACCGCCGAGAATCTCGAAACCCTGCAGAATGTTGTCTCGCGCAGCGAAGAGAGCCGCATGCAGCAACTTCAGGTCATGGACGGGCTGCAGGAGCGCCTCAAGGCCATGACGGACCTGCTCCAGTCGAACCAGAAGATGATGAACCGTGTGGCGGAGGGGCAGGCCCTCCTCGGACCGTTCCTCAAGCATGTCGGCGAGGCCGCGACACCCGGCACGGCCGCCTTCAACGACGCCAAGGACAGTCGCGAACAGTTCAGCCGAATCGAGGGCCATATCGTACGGCTGATCGACGAGCTTCACAGCGGCCGTGCCCAGATGGCTGGCGAGATCCGCAATGATCTGCGCGTTCTGGCGCGCACCATCGCCGCCACCAGCCCCGGCGGGTCAACGGTCGTTCCCCCTTCGGCGCAATAA
- a CDS encoding TIGR00282 family metallophosphoesterase, which translates to MRLLFLGDIVGRSGREAVMACLPAWRETLKLDVVVVNGENASHGFGLSSAIATDLFKAGVDVITLGNHAWDKKELLREIDSEPRIIRPLNFPPGTPGQGSFVIVLPNGRKVLVINVMGRLFMDPLDDPFRAVTECLSRHKLGMTAHAIIVDLHAETGSEKMAFGHYLDGKVSLVVGTHTHVPTADYRILSKGTAYQTDAGMCGDYDSVIGMGKEASLYRFVRKLPGERLQPAEGEATVCGVFVETDDRTGLAVRIEAVRVGGHLSPAFPVV; encoded by the coding sequence GTGAGACTACTTTTTCTTGGGGATATTGTGGGGCGTTCGGGCCGTGAGGCGGTCATGGCGTGTCTGCCGGCGTGGCGTGAAACCCTGAAGCTCGACGTCGTGGTGGTGAATGGCGAAAACGCTTCACATGGCTTTGGGCTCTCCTCTGCCATAGCCACCGATCTGTTCAAGGCCGGGGTCGATGTGATCACGCTGGGAAACCATGCCTGGGACAAGAAGGAGCTGCTGCGCGAGATCGACTCGGAGCCGCGTATTATTCGGCCGCTGAACTTTCCGCCGGGCACCCCGGGGCAGGGGTCCTTCGTGATAGTGCTCCCCAACGGGCGTAAGGTGCTCGTGATCAATGTCATGGGGCGTCTTTTCATGGACCCCCTCGATGATCCCTTCCGGGCCGTCACGGAGTGCCTGTCGCGTCACAAGCTTGGCATGACCGCCCATGCCATCATCGTGGATCTGCATGCCGAGACAGGAAGCGAGAAAATGGCATTTGGTCATTATCTCGATGGCAAGGTCTCGCTTGTGGTGGGTACGCATACCCATGTGCCGACGGCTGATTATCGTATCCTCTCGAAGGGGACGGCTTACCAGACCGATGCAGGCATGTGCGGCGACTATGACAGTGTGATTGGCATGGGCAAGGAAGCCTCGCTTTATCGCTTCGTACGCAAGCTGCCGGGTGAGCGCCTGCAACCGGCCGAGGGTGAGGCGACCGTGTGTGGGGTTTTCGTCGAGACGGATGACCGGACGGGTTTGGCGGTGAGGATTGAGGCGGTTCGCGTTGGTGGTCATTTGAGTCCTGCGTTTCCTGTGGTGTGA
- a CDS encoding lysine-2,3-aminomutase-like protein gives MPEKVNPPAEPRHAGPRPVVRTPSQLIAVGLVPPDQASALEALSSQFATAIPPAFLDLINHPDDPIGRQVVPTPAELQTAPWELHDPIGDDALSPVPGIVHRYADRALLKPLLVCPLYCRFCFRREHVGPDGGLLSDEALNTALDWIADHPAISEIILTGGDPLMLSPRRLRHIIEALSAMPHIQTIRIHSRVPVADPARITSAMLDALETDRALWIVLHANHASEMTGQARAAIRQIQSRAIPVLSQSVLLRGVNDTEEALEALLRAFVTARIKPYYLHQLDPAPGTSHFHVPINEGRALLARLRGRVTGLAWPTYVLDIPGGAGKVPLGPDYYHPKTQPGAVQDPAGNTHTLPAIPSERG, from the coding sequence ATGCCAGAAAAGGTCAATCCCCCCGCCGAACCGCGCCACGCTGGGCCACGCCCTGTCGTGCGCACGCCATCGCAGCTGATTGCGGTTGGACTCGTTCCGCCGGATCAAGCTTCGGCGCTCGAGGCTCTCTCCAGCCAGTTCGCCACAGCCATCCCGCCGGCCTTTCTGGACCTGATCAACCATCCGGACGATCCGATCGGGCGGCAGGTTGTCCCGACCCCTGCCGAACTTCAGACCGCCCCGTGGGAATTGCATGACCCGATTGGCGATGACGCCCTTTCTCCCGTACCAGGTATCGTTCATCGCTATGCCGATCGCGCGCTGCTCAAGCCTTTGCTGGTCTGCCCGCTTTATTGCCGGTTCTGCTTCAGGCGCGAGCATGTGGGGCCGGACGGTGGACTCCTCTCAGACGAGGCCCTGAACACGGCACTGGACTGGATTGCCGATCACCCCGCCATCAGCGAGATCATCCTGACGGGTGGAGACCCGCTCATGCTGAGCCCACGTCGACTGCGCCATATCATCGAGGCGCTGTCGGCCATGCCCCATATCCAGACCATCCGCATTCATAGCCGTGTGCCTGTGGCCGACCCCGCACGAATTACATCGGCCATGCTGGATGCTCTCGAAACCGACCGCGCCCTGTGGATCGTGCTCCATGCCAACCATGCAAGCGAAATGACGGGTCAGGCTCGCGCCGCCATAAGGCAGATCCAGAGTCGCGCCATACCGGTGCTCAGCCAGTCGGTCCTGCTACGCGGTGTCAATGACACCGAGGAAGCGCTGGAGGCCCTGCTTCGTGCGTTCGTTACCGCCCGCATCAAGCCCTATTACCTGCATCAGCTCGACCCCGCCCCCGGCACATCGCATTTTCATGTGCCGATTAATGAGGGACGTGCCCTGCTGGCCCGCCTGCGCGGCCGTGTGACAGGCCTTGCCTGGCCAACCTACGTGCTCGATATCCCGGGCGGTGCGGGCAAGGTGCCGCTGGGGCCGGATTACTATCACCCCAAGACGCAGCCCGGCGCCGTGCAGGACCCGGCGGGCAACACGCACACTCTGCCCGCCATCCCGTCAGAGCGGGGATGA
- the epmA gene encoding EF-P lysine aminoacylase EpmA, translating into MAGRNAISDRLPLLQRRALLQRGVRAFFDARNYLEVETPCAVSVPGEEVHLRCFRTELERPDGTREPRYLHTSPEFAMKRIVAATGLAVFQLARVWRNGEQSALHAPEFTMLEWYRPGAGLSALMDETEALLQHLLPPTLTCGDTTLKIDAPFERLTMAEAFRRYVGVDLLGIGNDAARLAQEAGTVLRVGETWEDLFFRLLLERIEPYIGRDRPTFLTHWPAAQAALSRRDPEDPRVALRFELYAAGIELANAFEELTDPVEQRARFVADRERRIALTPDQDWPLDEAFLADLADLPPCSGIALGFDRLVMLATGAPRLCDIVWFS; encoded by the coding sequence ATGGCGGGACGAAACGCAATTTCAGACAGGCTGCCGCTCTTGCAGCGTCGTGCCCTGCTGCAACGTGGCGTGCGTGCCTTTTTCGACGCCCGCAATTATCTGGAGGTGGAGACGCCATGCGCGGTGTCTGTACCGGGTGAGGAGGTACATCTGCGCTGCTTCCGGACCGAGCTCGAGCGACCCGATGGCACGAGAGAGCCGCGCTACCTGCACACCAGTCCCGAATTTGCGATGAAGCGCATTGTGGCGGCTACCGGGCTCGCGGTTTTTCAGCTCGCGCGTGTCTGGCGCAATGGCGAGCAAAGTGCCTTGCATGCGCCTGAATTCACCATGCTGGAATGGTATAGGCCCGGGGCGGGGCTCAGCGCCCTGATGGATGAAACTGAGGCGCTGTTGCAGCATTTATTGCCGCCCACCCTGACCTGCGGCGATACCACGCTCAAGATTGACGCGCCTTTCGAACGACTGACGATGGCCGAGGCGTTCAGGCGCTATGTCGGTGTCGATCTGCTGGGTATTGGCAACGACGCCGCCCGTCTGGCGCAGGAGGCCGGCACGGTTTTGCGCGTCGGCGAGACATGGGAGGATCTTTTCTTCCGGTTGCTGCTGGAGCGTATAGAGCCGTATATCGGGCGTGATCGCCCGACTTTCCTGACGCATTGGCCTGCGGCGCAGGCAGCGCTTTCGCGACGTGACCCCGAGGATCCGCGCGTGGCGCTGCGTTTTGAGCTATACGCCGCAGGAATCGAGTTGGCCAATGCCTTCGAGGAACTGACCGATCCGGTGGAACAGCGAGCGCGCTTTGTGGCGGATAGGGAGCGGCGGATTGCTCTGACGCCGGATCAGGACTGGCCGCTCGACGAGGCTTTTCTGGCTGATCTGGCGGATCTTCCGCCGTGCAGTGGGATTGCGTTGGGGTTTGACCGGCTTGTGATGCTGGCAACCGGCGCGCCGCGCTTGTGTGACATTGTGTGGTTTTCTTAA
- a CDS encoding fasciclin domain-containing protein, producing MSSSHMYHASTKSETSSPVAYQEPPTFSFSDRPLLDNISASLELGDYRKALRQSAMFARLGRNGPFTVFAIPNEPFERYAAQVPGGLMNPQNATTLRQILGYTIVRGNWSPAKLNATMTRLKSDRIALKTLGGDALTVQRDVSSGQFTLVNMTGRVARIWLNGAPQSNGTLYITQDILPPRG from the coding sequence GTGAGCAGCAGTCACATGTACCACGCCTCGACCAAGAGCGAGACGTCGAGCCCGGTTGCCTATCAGGAACCCCCGACTTTCTCGTTCAGCGACAGGCCGCTGCTGGACAACATATCGGCGTCTCTGGAACTGGGTGATTATCGCAAGGCCCTGCGTCAATCGGCCATGTTCGCCCGATTGGGCCGGAACGGTCCCTTTACGGTGTTCGCCATCCCCAACGAGCCCTTTGAACGTTATGCAGCGCAGGTGCCGGGTGGGTTGATGAACCCGCAAAACGCGACGACCCTGCGACAGATACTTGGTTACACGATCGTACGGGGCAACTGGTCACCAGCCAAACTGAATGCCACGATGACACGTCTGAAGAGTGACCGCATCGCGCTGAAGACACTTGGCGGAGATGCGCTCACCGTGCAGCGCGACGTGTCGAGCGGGCAATTCACGCTGGTGAATATGACCGGTCGTGTCGCTAGAATCTGGCTTAATGGCGCCCCGCAATCCAACGGGACGCTTTATATCACCCAGGATATTCTTCCGCCGCGCGGCTGA
- a CDS encoding inositol monophosphatase family protein: MRLSPHMTVMQNAAQKAAKRLLRDFAEVEQLQVSIKGPGDFVSQADLRAEQTIREELARARPGYAFLMEESGNSGGENWTWRWIVDPLDGTSNFLHGIPQWAISIALQRRHPDGSTEIAAAMVYNPAANEMFWAEKGIGAFLNERRIRVSARRDLSESLIATGIPFAKTPADRRLPFGRTLAALMPHVAGFRRFGAAALDLAWVAAGRYEAFWEIGLKPWDCAAGLLIVREAGGYVTDPEGLEITDLDNDVTLVAGNGHLHGPIRKIVLDALTRKA, encoded by the coding sequence ATGCGTCTCTCGCCGCATATGACCGTTATGCAGAATGCTGCGCAAAAAGCAGCCAAGCGTCTCCTTCGCGATTTCGCCGAAGTCGAGCAGCTTCAGGTCAGCATCAAGGGCCCCGGTGACTTCGTCTCGCAGGCCGATCTGCGTGCCGAGCAGACAATCCGTGAGGAACTCGCCCGCGCTCGCCCCGGCTACGCCTTCCTGATGGAAGAGAGCGGCAATTCGGGCGGCGAGAACTGGACATGGCGCTGGATCGTCGATCCGCTCGATGGCACATCGAACTTCCTGCATGGCATTCCGCAATGGGCCATTTCCATCGCCCTGCAGCGTCGCCACCCCGATGGCTCGACTGAAATTGCCGCTGCCATGGTCTATAATCCTGCCGCCAATGAGATGTTCTGGGCAGAGAAGGGCATTGGCGCCTTCCTGAACGAGCGCCGTATTCGCGTCTCGGCACGTCGTGACCTGTCCGAATCGCTCATTGCTACCGGCATCCCCTTCGCCAAGACCCCGGCCGATCGCCGTCTGCCGTTCGGTCGCACACTGGCGGCACTTATGCCCCATGTTGCAGGTTTCCGTCGCTTCGGCGCCGCAGCGCTCGACCTCGCCTGGGTTGCTGCCGGTCGTTATGAAGCCTTCTGGGAAATTGGCCTCAAGCCCTGGGATTGCGCGGCCGGTCTGCTGATCGTGCGCGAGGCTGGCGGCTACGTGACCGATCCGGAGGGTCTGGAAATCACCGATCTCGACAATGACGTGACGCTGGTCGCCGGTAACGGCCACCTGCATGGACCGATCCGCAAGATCGTGCTCGACGCCCTGACCCGCAAGGCCTGA